Proteins co-encoded in one bacterium genomic window:
- a CDS encoding isocitrate/isopropylmalate dehydrogenase family protein, with protein MGKKITLIPGDGIGPEITEVVKNCIDATGVDIEWDIKEVGLEALEKYGTPIPDETLMSIKENKVCLKGPITTPVGYGYRSINVFIRQYFNLYVCLRPFKIYEGAKTKFQNVDLVIVRENMEDLYAGIEFEKGKENTLELIEFIEKKTGSKIENDSGISIKPISVKNSERIVRFAFEYARKNRRKKVTAVHKANIMKFTDGLFLDVARKVADEYKDIEFEDKIVDNMAMQLVQKPEIYDVLVCPNLYGDILSDLCAGLVGGLGLSAGANLGEDIAVFEPTHGSAPKYKGQNKVNPSAMILAGILMLDYIGYSDESKKLENALASVIKEGVFVTYDFKEKDDNSSVGTKEMGDAIIRKLKGG; from the coding sequence ATGGGAAAAAAAATTACATTAATTCCAGGAGATGGAATAGGACCAGAAATTACAGAGGTTGTCAAAAATTGTATTGATGCCACAGGAGTTGATATTGAATGGGATATAAAAGAAGTTGGATTGGAAGCACTTGAAAAATATGGAACTCCTATTCCAGATGAAACATTAATGTCTATAAAAGAAAATAAAGTATGCCTGAAGGGTCCTATAACAACACCTGTTGGGTATGGATATAGAAGTATAAATGTTTTTATAAGACAATATTTCAACTTATATGTTTGTTTAAGACCATTTAAAATTTATGAAGGTGCAAAAACAAAATTTCAAAATGTTGACCTTGTAATTGTTAGAGAAAATATGGAAGACCTTTATGCAGGAATTGAGTTTGAAAAAGGGAAAGAAAATACACTTGAATTGATTGAATTTATTGAGAAAAAAACAGGAAGTAAAATAGAAAATGATTCTGGAATAAGCATAAAACCAATCTCAGTTAAAAATTCAGAGAGAATTGTCAGATTTGCTTTTGAATATGCAAGAAAAAATAGAAGAAAAAAAGTAACTGCTGTTCATAAAGCAAATATAATGAAATTTACTGATGGACTTTTTCTTGATGTTGCAAGGAAAGTTGCAGATGAATATAAAGATATTGAATTTGAAGATAAAATTGTTGATAATATGGCAATGCAACTTGTTCAAAAACCAGAAATTTATGATGTTCTTGTTTGTCCCAATCTTTATGGGGATATTCTTTCTGACCTTTGTGCAGGGCTTGTTGGTGGATTAGGACTTTCTGCGGGTGCAAATTTGGGAGAAGATATAGCAGTTTTTGAGCCAACGCATGGGTCTGCTCCAAAATATAAAGGACAAAACAAAGTAAATCCTTCTGCTATGATATTAGCAGGTATTTTGATGCTTGATTATATTGGTTATTCTGATGAAAGTAAAAAACTTGAAAATGCACTTGCAAGTGTAATAAAAGAAGGTGTTTTTGTTACCTATGATTTTAAAGAAAAAGATGATAACTCTTCCGTTGGGACAAAAGAAATGGGCGATGCAATTATAAGGAAATTAAAAGGAGGTTGA